The region gatttaaaaaaatcttCAGAATTGATATATTCAAAATGAATCAGTCTAATagtcttgagaaagacctttaTGATGGACAATACGCATATAAATCTGGTTAACAAAACATCAGATCTGCACCTAGAAACTGGGTGCTAAGTCAGCTGTGCCTTCTGTAAGCAGTCAGGGGATTACTATATATTTTAGTCTTAAACATTTCAAGGCTTATTTAAACATATCAGTGAAAATGGAGAATGAAATGACACaatatacagcaaaaaaaaagtcATGCTATATAAAAACTGCGCTATAATTTGATCCCCTCCTACTGAACAGTGCAAATGATTTTCTGATGCTATGTCCCATAATCATAAGCATTTTTCCTGTAGCATTAATGGAATCTTCAGGTCGCAGTACAGGCTCAGAAGACACCTAGCATAAGATGTTTAATTATTTGACACATTggcaaaataaagtaaaaatccCTGTAACAAAACCCAGAGAAGGTAGAAATAAAACTGTTGGAGCTTTACAGATGCATGATCTGCCAGGTATGCTACCACTGCACCTCGTATAATCCTTTGAGTTGGCTGCCTGCAGTCCATATAATTTGACTGAGTTTATGTATGAGTTTGATGTTGCTTTGTATAAACACAAGATCAAGATAAATATTAAATTATGTAAACAACTTGCCTCACCTCTACCACAGTACAGTACAACTGAGCATTTTTGCTCCGTGTAAGACTGGACACCCTTGTTTTTCATAAACATAAGCCTGCAAATCCTAGGAACTCTTTCTTGGAGCACTGGAGTCCTGAACCTTCTTGGACAACCTTGATGTTACCACATTATTGGTCAATGTTAGTACCTAAATTGTACACGACCTCTACCAGGATACAACACTACCGCATCCCATCTATTGCCACTTCTGTCACACTCAGTTACTCATCTGGAATAACTGATATCAACCAATATAGTAGttgcatagaatatgtaaaccactttggttgtaccacagaaaggcagtatatcgagtCCATGACCCTCTTGGCCCCTTAGAGTTTGCTGTTCGAAACTGCTTGATACAGTATTTGTCATAATCATACTTCCAGAATGAATGTTTCACTCGGCCTGGAGAGGCAACTAGAATTAGAGGTGGCACTGGTACTGAAATGTTGCACAGATGCTTCATATGAAGGTGGCAGGTCTTCATGGGCTTCATTTTCATCTACAATTTCCAAGCTGCTTTCAGTATACAGTGGTGGAGGGATGTTGTATGCCTCTTCCTCCCTTATGGCTTGAATGCTTGGGCCTGAATTGTGTAGGTTTTCCTGGTTCATACTTTCTTCATAGGATGGAGGATAGAAGTCTGGCCTGAAATTACAAACAATACATTTAACAACCTAAAGCAATGTGCAGTAGTTTAAGAAACTGTCTACTGTAAAATATTTGCTTCAGTATCCATTCAGTAAAATGGATACGGCATAGGAGTCTGAAATATAGATCAAGCAAAGGACTGCGAATCATTCCAATGGCTTTATTTCACCAATAAACACTGTGAATGACTGCAAATTCCAACACACTATTTATTTTGAGCCAAGCACTTAAATATTACAACATTTAGGGCTTGATTCACTaaacctttttttccctttatgtacagaatgagggaaaaaaaaaaggtctgtgtGAATTAGGCCCTTACTTTACAACTAACACCTTTCCAAAATCATATATGGCAGAAACACATTGCagtactatttatttttattatatcatGCTACTGTTTGCTGAGAGATATATCTTAATTATATCATTGCATACAGAAATTTGCAATTGGTTACTGTGTATGGGCAAAATAGAAGTGATAGAGTATCAACCAATTGGGCTGATTTCCTTTCCATGCCATTTTTGCTATCAGTTTCTGTAAGTTGCATATTTAGTGTTATGCTTGCTGCGATACAGTACATACCTGTCTATGGTATTGATGTGCATTTCTCTCGATCTGGGAATTTGCCTTATTATGTTATGGAAAATGCTTTTCTGGTTGGCTTCATGATATGTGCTCCAAAAAATCCCAGTGAGAAGGAAAAGAAACCCAGAGGGTAACAGAGAGTACGCAAGGGCCTTCCCTGTTTTGCAGTCACAGCCGTAGCTTGTAGACACATAAAAGGCTCCCAGGCACACAAAGGAAAAACCAGCTAGGAGCAGAGAGATGCGAACAACAGCAAGGATATATTTACAAATCTCCATGACTCAAACCTTCTGCTGGGACTATCTTTCATATCAACATTGTTCAAGGCTTTATACACTCTGATATGATGTGGCCTTTGGACAAGAAGTGATGGAAGCAATTACAGGGCATTCATTAACCATTTATAGTATCCTCTCAGATGTAATATCCTCAGGGATTAACTTTTAATCATGACAACGTTTTAACACAGAAAACAaaacttcctgtttcgctcatTTGCCAGAGCAATTCATGAACCGTGGTGATGTTGTACTTACTGTTGGCCATGCAATCATTCCACAGGACTTGAACTGGAGTGACAGTTAGTTGCCATACTACATTTGTTACTGTATAACATGCCCTGTACTTCAGCTATGATGAGTGGGAGGAGGAAGGCTGTGCTGACATGTCACACTAGTGCAGCACAAAGAATGACATACAGCAGATTGCTGTCGAAGATGGGTAGCATGCACACCAAACTTCATAATCCCCCATCTAACTGTTAAGCAGGTGTCAGACATTTCACATCCCGACAAATGGACCCTCATGCTAGTGTGCCAACCCCCTGGCCTCACACTACTTTGTTTGTTGTGCACCTAGACCAGCTACCACAGAGGTACACTAAAAATAGTGTGTAACATAGCTCTATATGTTTATTTATAGCCCTGACTCCAAGGCTGCCATCCAAGATGCTGTGAATTGTCAGCTATCAaaacagtggagtggagtggaggagtggccttgtggttagagcaccagtcttgaaatccagaggtggccggttcaaatcccagtgctgctccttgtgatcttgggcaagtcacttagccctccattgcctcaggtacaaacttagattgtgagccctcctgggacagagaaatatctagagtacctgaatgtaattcaccttgagctaccactgaaaaaggtgtgagcaaaatccaaaaaaataaataaacaagactCTGACAAGAATCCCTGCCACGTCTGTCATATCAGATGCAGGGCCACAACGCACAGCTTCCACGCTATACCATTTCGATGCACACATACACCTATCAACACCAGTAGGCAGCAGTACTCTAACACACATGATCCTATACAGACCCATGAACAGTGTTGTATGTACATCTACTCATCACATCATTCATAGAATGATAACAGTGCCAGAGGTTGCTACATGTGGTCTTCCATGAACAATACAGGCTCACTCAGCTTCTGGGATAATTGCCAAACATTACAGCCTCATTACACACCTGTCTTTTGGAAGCCATCTGATATATGCACTGATTGGCTAACTTCCTGTTATGCCCACTGTGATGAATACCAGTAACACATTGGCACACTAACAGTCATGCTTAATAGAAGACATAGGCCTGTGACCTGTGCTTCCTTCACCCCCCACCATCACCGGTGGTGTctttagacagaaatatttggagtGGCATCAGGGAAGCAAGCcaggtatgtggggggggggggggggggggggggagccaaagcGACTTTTCCACACATCATAATTATCCCCTACCTACACCTTTAAATCAGCTTTAAATACACAATAAGAGCAGTTCTATAAATTGGGACCTAAAGACAGGTGTTAGTTGTGAGCTTATGTTACAGAATAATAGCACTTATGCGCTTCATTGGCGCCACTAACTGACAATTACGCCCGTAACTGCTAGATGCTAATCTATAAGATACGCATCAAAATCGCTTAGCATGTAAATGAGCGGAATATGGGCAGGTAATGGGAGTGTCTCTGAAATATGcctgtaatttatagaatattataagttaccCATATTTCAGGGCACAATTAGGCACCAGTAGTTAgaactgccattgacttggcataacctaactttaggtgcactgATGCCAGCTTACATTAacattctataacggaatcttggtgccaagatgccgtTATTGAATCGGTGATAAACACATGACATTGGGGCATATACAtcttggcaccaatttatagaattgacacCTATAAGTCCCAAGGGACGTCTGTGTATAAAGAATCCCATCCAAACCCATTGAAAATGATAGCATTATTTCACAAATTCTTCTATATGGAAGTGACATATGGATTCCAAACAAAACAGACCAGAATCTAGTTTTGCCATttacctagttccaggagggagacatgaccaaacctggttttgaacttacaccccaaagcagtgtaagagttgtagtccctgattctactcaCTGAAATCCATGCTGCAGGTCCTATAATGCATCAGTATAGGGTTGTCAGAAAGCCAGAAATAGCCTAAAATCTCTCTGTTGTAATTTGGCAGCCATGAGAATCTCAGTATAAATTCTGAACCTCTAGTTTTGAAACACACATCACAGTTCCCAATAATGGAGCTAGGACATTTCCTCAtacaactcaccatacaaaaatattatttacattgcaaaatataaagaaagtaaATGTAGATTTCTACTGTTAAACTGACAGTTTCCATTtgctaaaattaaaaatacaattctttATTCTACCTTTGTTCTCTGCCCATATCATTCATGTTTGTCacagtctccagtttctgctttcttgtgtcttttctgcgcTCTTTCTAGTGTCTCCAGTTCATCTGCCACTCCTTCTCTCCTTTCTTATCTTCTTCCCCTGTTTGCTTACATGCATCTCTgatttcaatcttttttttttaactttcttccttttatttttctgcctcagtCTGCTTAGATTTCATGCATTCTTACTGTCCTGTCTTCCTTTTTTCCCTACATCTACCTACAATTTTCCATTTCTATCACCCAGCCCTCCCATTGCTTATCCCATGATTCCCCTGTTGTTTCTGGTATTGGGATGcacatggagtagaggagtagcctaataattAGTGTAGTGGCATGAGAgccaggggaaccaggtttgattcccactatagctccttgtgactctgggcaagtcacttaaaacctgactacgtctagtagcgctatagaaataagcagtagtagtagtagtttattgccccaggtacaaaataagtacttgtatattgtgataaagtcacctccaggatagttgggttaaggcagtttcagtctgaaatacaagtcccagaaggcattgcaggcaaggagccagagggtgagatgaagaacctggactggactcctagctggaatcagggaagacatgggtgtaagctggcaggttgtgtagagtggctgccactagggggaaagagagctaggaaaccctgtgtgcaggagctcctcattaggctcatgctcaactcagctggtatgggtgtgtagagaagctaatgagtggagaatgattggttgtgaaggcagaagccagggattgattaggcaggtgggaaggagtctcaggagttcagttcagttcaggagagagaagcagttgcaggctgaaaacccttgggcagggaggtccctaaaagTACTGaaacaggctgaaattccttgggtgagaggaagtcccaaaagtattgaattcactatgaggctgatgcaggggaaaacccttgggtagaaggagtccctaaaatattgaactctcctgaaggtaaagaggatagaaggtagaaaatgctgcttggtgactgaactgtgatgatgaactgaaagaactgtttgtcttgggaattgaattactgtttattgtgcactggataaagagcccagactggagcctgtaagcctgtattgattcctggtatgtgctatgctgctgttggaactgtgtactagaaacctgcatagaataaaagtccttaagattgaagttactggtggacgtctatttcttcattgtgccgtgagcctgtggctggaggagattgttctatccttggctgcacaagagaggcacctggttacaatatataaTGTATAAACTCTTttaactgtaaccacagaaaggtagtatatcaaatcccccccccccaaaaaaaaaatatatatatacaatctaCTTAAACTGGATGAACCTCAACCAGGGAGACTTGATGGGCCCTTATGGCTTTTATcttctgtcatttactatgttactactcttCACTGTTTCTTTTCTATCATTCTTTCATCTACAGTGATGTAAAAAAGTTCCCCATCTCTACCCATCCTCCCGCCCCGATGTTCCCTGTTAGTGTATCTATGTCACACTGAATGTTTTGATCTTCAAACAAAatgtattagacaaagggaacctgagtaaacacataacacAGTTTTTATACTGTTatgtcatttatttaaggaacgaAGTTACCCAACACTcgtatcacccatgtgaaaaagtaactgtccCCTATTGACTAAATTTAATTGTTTTGATAATTAGAGTTAGCTGATTGAACCCAGCCAGGCTTGAATGTTGCCATccctgttgaatctaaacctcagTATATTAAACCTTACCATGAGAGTGAAGCAAGAATAAGTTGAAATTCTAAAAGGAGATAAGAAAAACAGTTGTCGAAATTTATCCATCTGGAAAGGGTTATAAAGccacttctaaagctctggggCTCCACCAAACCACTGTGAGAGCCACAG is a window of Microcaecilia unicolor chromosome 2, aMicUni1.1, whole genome shotgun sequence DNA encoding:
- the TMEM252 gene encoding transmembrane protein 252, whose translation is MEICKYILAVVRISLLLAGFSFVCLGAFYVSTSYGCDCKTGKALAYSLLPSGFLFLLTGIFWSTYHEANQKSIFHNIIRQIPRSREMHINTIDRPDFYPPSYEESMNQENLHNSGPSIQAIREEEAYNIPPPLYTESSLEIVDENEAHEDLPPSYEASVQHFSTSATSNSSCLSRPSETFILEV